A single genomic interval of Methanococcoides sp. LMO-2 harbors:
- the glyS gene encoding glycine--tRNA ligase: MDRYEQVIELAKRRGFLWNSFELYGGTAGFYDYGPLGSTLKRRIEQIWRELYVIHEGFMEIETPTVGIEDVFVASGHVGGFSDPLCECKECGEAFRADHLVDKIVEIADALSNEELDRLIKENNIGCPECGGELGEAYEFNLMFKTSIGPGTGRQGYMRPETAQGMFVNFQRLSRYYREKLPFGATQIGKSYRNEISPRQGVIRLREFTQAEAEIFTHPEEKTHPNIGRFEDVTLSLYSDEAQQKGVIEQMTVREAIDNNIIAHEFLAYHIALTNNFLQRVGIAADKLRFRQHQKDEMAHYAIDCWDAEILTDRFGWIEVVGIADRTDYDLMAHAKTSGTELVIHIEYDEPKMIEQFVVKPDMGKLGPLFKGKAKAVADALKELSSEELDKDEIKVNIDGEEFTVPSDIISYSQETVKVSGEKIVPHVIEPSYGIDRILYCTMEHAFEEEMVAAEGEEEEEERIVLRFQKEVAPVQVAVLPLLTREELMNPGKEIAEKLRNRGLLVAYDDSRAIGRRYRRNDEIGTPYSITIDYDTLEDNSVTIRDRDSMAQVRTPVDGIENVIYDLVYGKKDFENAGVKL, translated from the coding sequence GGCAAAACGACGAGGTTTTCTGTGGAACTCCTTTGAGCTGTATGGAGGTACTGCAGGATTTTATGATTACGGACCCCTTGGAAGCACTTTAAAGCGCAGGATCGAGCAGATCTGGCGTGAACTGTATGTGATCCATGAAGGATTCATGGAGATCGAAACACCTACAGTCGGCATCGAAGATGTATTCGTTGCATCCGGCCACGTAGGAGGATTCTCCGATCCGCTCTGTGAATGCAAGGAATGTGGTGAAGCATTCCGTGCAGACCACCTTGTAGATAAGATCGTTGAAATTGCAGATGCCCTTAGCAACGAGGAACTTGACAGGCTGATCAAAGAGAATAACATCGGGTGCCCCGAATGTGGCGGTGAGCTCGGTGAGGCCTATGAGTTCAACCTTATGTTCAAGACAAGCATCGGACCGGGCACCGGCAGGCAGGGTTACATGCGCCCGGAGACCGCACAGGGAATGTTCGTGAACTTCCAGAGACTTTCCAGGTATTACCGTGAAAAACTACCCTTTGGTGCAACACAGATCGGCAAGTCATACCGTAACGAGATCTCACCAAGACAGGGTGTAATAAGACTTCGTGAGTTCACACAGGCAGAAGCTGAGATATTCACACATCCTGAAGAGAAGACCCACCCGAACATCGGAAGGTTCGAGGATGTAACGTTAAGCCTCTACTCAGATGAAGCACAGCAGAAAGGCGTTATTGAGCAGATGACCGTCAGGGAAGCTATTGACAATAACATTATTGCACACGAATTCCTGGCATACCACATTGCACTTACGAACAATTTCCTGCAGCGCGTAGGTATTGCTGCAGACAAGCTCAGGTTCAGGCAGCACCAGAAGGATGAGATGGCACACTACGCTATCGATTGTTGGGATGCTGAGATCCTGACGGACAGGTTCGGCTGGATCGAGGTTGTCGGTATTGCAGACAGGACCGACTACGACCTCATGGCCCATGCAAAAACAAGCGGCACAGAACTGGTTATTCACATCGAATACGATGAACCAAAGATGATCGAACAGTTCGTGGTCAAGCCGGATATGGGCAAGCTCGGACCTCTTTTCAAAGGAAAGGCAAAGGCTGTTGCAGATGCACTTAAGGAATTAAGCTCAGAAGAACTTGATAAGGATGAGATCAAGGTCAACATCGATGGTGAAGAGTTCACAGTACCTTCCGACATAATCTCCTATTCACAGGAAACAGTCAAGGTCAGCGGTGAAAAGATCGTACCTCATGTTATCGAGCCATCCTATGGTATCGACAGAATTCTCTACTGTACCATGGAACACGCATTCGAAGAAGAAATGGTCGCTGCTGAAGGCGAGGAAGAGGAAGAGGAGAGAATAGTCCTCAGATTCCAGAAAGAAGTCGCACCTGTCCAGGTAGCTGTCCTTCCATTGCTTACAAGGGAAGAACTGATGAACCCTGGAAAGGAGATCGCAGAAAAACTTCGAAATCGTGGACTTCTTGTAGCCTATGATGACTCAAGAGCTATCGGTCGCCGCTACCGCAGGAACGATGAGATCGGAACACCATATTCCATTACAATCGATTACGATACCCTTGAGGACAATTCCGTTACCATCCGTGACCGTGATTCAATGGCACAGGTCAGGACACCTGTCGATGGAATTGAGAACGTGATATACGACCTCGTCTATGGAAAGAAGGACTTTGAGAACGCAGGTGTGAAGCTTTAA